A stretch of Lathyrus oleraceus cultivar Zhongwan6 chromosome 6, CAAS_Psat_ZW6_1.0, whole genome shotgun sequence DNA encodes these proteins:
- the LOC127094229 gene encoding uncharacterized protein LOC127094229 produces the protein MDIRRRNTRKYSFICPDLKELRKLTSFVDDPKDFRDRFGKLLSILSINVENVSDRVHFYGLEGILKSQVIVGATHLKKFDVDANLTIKGGIRGLTLKFLIERASLFANVDSMVDFEAILALLVYGLVLFPNNDNFIDVNSIRIFLVGNHVPTLIGGTYFSIHHRTFKGNETIIYYAPLLYEGFISHLPQSPTFKENKGCLRWSQRLMSLNIDDITWYSFVYDNDNTIDSCGEFSNVPFIGTQGGMNYNSALARL, from the exons ATGGATATTAGAAGAAGGAATACTCGGAAATACAGTTTCATATGTCCTGATCTTAAGGAATTGAGAAAGCTAACATCttttgtggatgatcctaaggatTTCAGAGACCGTTTTGGGAAACTTTTGTCTATTCTATCTATCAATGTTGAAAATG TTTCTGATAGGGTTCATTTTTATGGTTTGGAAGGGATTCTCAAGTCACAAGTTATTGTTGGAGCTACTCACCTGAAGAAATTTGACGTAGATGCTAATCTCACTATCAAAGGAGGTATAAGAGGGTTGACTTTAAAATTTCTGATTGAGCGAGCCTCTTTGTTTGCTAATGTTGATAGCATGGTGGACTTTGAAGCTATTCTGGCCTTACTCGtctatggtttggtcttgtttcccAATAATGACAATTTTATTGATGTTAATTCTATTAGGATCTTTTTGGTTGGGAATCATGTTCCAACTTTGATCGGTGGCAcctatttctccattcatcataggacttTTAAGGGAAACGAAACTATTATCTATTATGCACCTTTATTGTACGAGgggtttatttcacacttgccgCAGTCTCCTACCTTCAAAGAAAACAAGGgttgtttaaggtggtctcaaaggCTTATGTCTCTCAACATTGATGACATTACTTGGTATTCTTTTGTTTACGACAACGACAATACTATTGATAGTTgtggggagttctctaatgtgcctttTATTGGCACACAAGGTGGAATGAACTACAATTCAGCTTTGGCAAGACTCTAA